One Orrella dioscoreae genomic window carries:
- the murJ gene encoding murein biosynthesis integral membrane protein MurJ, producing the protein MKALRERYARLHPDHRRIASGAARVAIFLLLGKAAGAFKEMAVAYRYGVSDAVDAYQFTLTMATWLPVTAVGVLSVVLIPVLVRVNRGDAEGRARFLGELQMVSLLLAGALGVLTWLAWPLVLQIVGAGLSDTVREMSRQLLWAFAPVAAFTLLAGISAARLRARERHVNTLLDSVPAVAVLGWVMLAYSAEGVGPLLWGTLVGFAVQAAWLAWLAARADGGVWGLPRPGLRSEHWPELVKAAGVMLIGQVAMSFVGPIDQYTAANLGQNANATLGYAARLLSLILGIGAVSVGRAALPVLADVQSRGDGELARSMALKWSMLMILAGAVAVALGWVLAPWGVAFLFERGAFTAEDTQAVAHVLRWGLLQLPFYFGVLVLVQLLASQNRYRIMAAIAVANFGVKALLNPVLAPMMGTAGIMLATSIMYLLSYVCYVMAALRRPPAKPAAASATDADGASGERA; encoded by the coding sequence ATGAAAGCCCTGCGCGAGCGCTACGCTCGCCTGCATCCTGACCACCGCCGCATCGCCTCGGGCGCCGCCCGGGTCGCCATTTTCCTGCTGCTGGGCAAGGCCGCCGGCGCGTTCAAGGAAATGGCGGTCGCCTATCGCTACGGCGTCAGCGACGCGGTCGACGCCTACCAGTTCACCCTGACGATGGCCACCTGGCTGCCGGTGACGGCGGTCGGGGTGCTGTCGGTCGTCCTGATCCCCGTGCTGGTGCGCGTGAACCGTGGCGACGCCGAGGGGCGCGCCCGCTTCCTGGGCGAGCTGCAGATGGTCTCGCTGCTGCTGGCGGGCGCCCTGGGCGTGCTGACCTGGCTGGCGTGGCCGCTGGTGCTGCAGATCGTGGGCGCAGGCCTGTCGGATACGGTGCGCGAGATGTCGCGGCAACTGCTGTGGGCCTTCGCGCCGGTGGCCGCGTTCACTCTGCTGGCAGGCATCAGCGCGGCGCGCCTGCGCGCCCGTGAGCGCCACGTCAATACCTTGCTCGACAGCGTGCCGGCCGTGGCGGTGCTGGGCTGGGTCATGCTGGCCTATTCGGCCGAGGGGGTCGGGCCGCTGCTGTGGGGCACCCTGGTGGGCTTCGCGGTCCAGGCGGCCTGGCTCGCCTGGCTGGCCGCGCGCGCCGACGGCGGCGTGTGGGGCCTGCCGCGCCCGGGCCTGCGCTCCGAGCACTGGCCCGAGCTGGTCAAGGCCGCCGGCGTCATGCTGATCGGCCAGGTGGCCATGAGCTTCGTGGGACCCATCGACCAGTACACCGCCGCCAACCTGGGGCAGAACGCCAACGCCACGCTGGGCTACGCCGCCCGCCTGCTGTCGCTGATCCTTGGGATCGGCGCGGTGTCGGTGGGACGCGCGGCCCTGCCCGTGCTGGCGGACGTGCAAAGCCGGGGCGATGGCGAGCTGGCGCGCAGCATGGCCTTGAAATGGTCGATGCTGATGATCCTGGCGGGCGCCGTGGCCGTGGCGCTGGGGTGGGTGCTGGCGCCGTGGGGCGTGGCCTTCCTGTTCGAGCGCGGCGCCTTCACTGCCGAAGACACGCAGGCCGTGGCCCATGTGTTGCGCTGGGGACTGCTGCAACTGCCTTTCTATTTCGGCGTGCTGGTCCTGGTGCAACTGCTGGCCAGCCAGAACCGCTATCGCATCATGGCTGCCATCGCCGTGGCGAACTTCGGCGTCAAGGCGCTGCTCAATCCGGTGCTCGCGCCCATGATGGGGACGGCCGGCATCATGCTGGCCACCAGCATCATGTACCT
- the tviB gene encoding Vi polysaccharide biosynthesis UDP-N-acetylglucosamine C-6 dehydrogenase TviB, giving the protein MRIQDIKLAIVGLGYVGLPLAVEFGKKRPVLGFDINERRIKELQGGHDHTLEVDGAELAEAKQLNFTADREKLGEANVFIVTVPTPIDEYKQPDLTPLVKASETIGAVLKRGDIVIYESTVYPGATEEDCVPVLERVSGLKFNEDFFAGYSPERINPGDKEHRVSTIKKVTSGSTPEVADLVDALYREIIVAGTHKASCIRVAEAAKVIENTQRDVNIALINELALIFNKMGIDTEDVLKAAGTKWNFLPFRPGLVGGHCIGVDPYYLTHKAQSIGYHPEIILAGRRLNDSMGAYVVSQLVKTMTKRRIHVQGSRVLVMGLTFKENCPDLRNTRVVDIVNELGEYNVNVDVYDPWVEAEEAHAEYGITPITEPKQGYYDGIILAVSHREFVEMGADAIRKLGKDQHVLYDLKYVLPSHDADLRL; this is encoded by the coding sequence TTGCGTATTCAGGACATCAAGCTAGCGATCGTCGGCCTCGGTTATGTCGGCCTGCCGCTGGCAGTTGAGTTCGGCAAGAAGCGTCCGGTGCTGGGCTTCGACATCAACGAACGCCGCATCAAGGAATTGCAGGGTGGCCACGATCACACGCTGGAAGTGGATGGCGCCGAATTGGCTGAAGCCAAGCAATTGAACTTCACCGCCGACCGCGAGAAGCTGGGCGAGGCCAATGTCTTCATCGTGACCGTTCCCACCCCGATCGACGAATACAAGCAGCCCGACCTGACCCCTCTGGTGAAGGCCAGCGAAACCATCGGCGCAGTGCTCAAGCGCGGTGACATCGTCATCTATGAGTCCACCGTCTATCCCGGCGCGACCGAGGAAGACTGCGTCCCGGTCCTCGAGCGCGTGTCGGGCCTGAAGTTCAATGAAGACTTCTTCGCCGGCTACAGCCCGGAGCGCATCAACCCGGGCGACAAGGAACACCGCGTCAGCACCATCAAGAAGGTGACGTCCGGCTCCACGCCCGAAGTGGCCGACCTGGTCGACGCGCTCTATCGCGAAATCATCGTTGCCGGCACGCACAAGGCCTCGTGCATCCGCGTGGCCGAAGCCGCCAAGGTGATCGAGAACACGCAGCGCGACGTCAACATCGCGCTCATCAACGAACTGGCGCTCATCTTCAACAAGATGGGCATCGACACCGAAGACGTCCTGAAGGCGGCCGGCACGAAGTGGAACTTCCTGCCTTTCCGTCCGGGCCTGGTCGGCGGCCACTGCATCGGTGTGGACCCGTACTACCTGACCCACAAGGCGCAATCCATCGGCTATCACCCCGAGATCATCCTGGCGGGCCGCCGCCTGAACGATTCCATGGGCGCCTACGTGGTGTCGCAACTGGTCAAGACCATGACCAAGCGCCGCATCCACGTGCAGGGTTCGCGCGTGCTGGTGATGGGCCTGACCTTCAAAGAAAACTGCCCCGACCTGCGCAACACGCGTGTCGTGGACATCGTCAACGAGCTGGGTGAGTACAACGTCAACGTCGACGTCTACGATCCGTGGGTCGAGGCCGAAGAGGCCCATGCCGAGTACGGCATCACCCCCATCACCGAGCCCAAGCAGGGCTACTACGATGGCATCATCCTGGCCGTCTCGCACCGCGAATTCGTGGAAATGGGCGCGGACGCCATCCGGAAGCTGGGCAAGGACCAGCACGTGTTGTACGACCTGAAGTACGTGCTGCCCTCGCACGACGCGGACCTGCGCCTGTAA
- a CDS encoding dihydrofolate reductase yields the protein MSTARTPLLTLVVAYARNRAIGRDNALPWRLPGDLAHFKRTTLGAPIVMGRKTWESLGRPLPGRRNIVISRDAAYAAAGADVAGSIDAALALAGDVPEVFVIGGAQIYAQALDRADRIVATEVHAEVQGDAFFPPLPAEGWREVSRAAQPAENGYTYDFVDYARDRVPPQAA from the coding sequence ATGAGCACAGCCCGGACGCCACTGCTGACCCTGGTCGTCGCCTATGCGCGCAACCGTGCCATCGGCCGCGACAATGCCCTGCCCTGGCGCCTGCCGGGCGACCTGGCCCATTTCAAGCGCACCACGCTGGGCGCGCCCATCGTCATGGGCCGCAAGACCTGGGAGTCGCTGGGCCGCCCCTTGCCGGGCCGGCGCAACATCGTCATCAGCCGTGACGCGGCCTATGCCGCGGCGGGCGCCGACGTGGCTGGCAGCATCGACGCCGCGCTCGCGCTGGCGGGTGACGTGCCGGAAGTCTTCGTCATCGGCGGCGCGCAGATCTACGCGCAGGCGCTGGACCGCGCCGACCGCATCGTCGCCACCGAGGTCCATGCCGAGGTCCAGGGCGACGCCTTCTTCCCGCCCCTGCCCGCCGAAGGCTGGCGCGAAGTCTCGCGCGCGGCCCAGCCCGCCGAGAACGGCTACACCTACGACTTCGTGGACTACGCGCGCGACCGCGTGCCGCCGCAAGCCGCCTGA
- the coq7 gene encoding 2-polyprenyl-3-methyl-6-methoxy-1,4-benzoquinone monooxygenase, whose protein sequence is MTTPSAFYRRSTWIDPLIAEANRALEVLSGVATASRANPAGRHQREEDAALGPAERRHAAGLMRVNHVGEVCAQALYRGQAAVCRDEGTRTLLREAAQEEVDHLVWCADRLGELESRPSVFNPVWYAGSFGLGLIAGWAGVPRNLGFMAETERQVEEHLDGHLKTLPQGDTRSRKIVARMKEDEIHHRQTAEKGGAVPLPAPVRGAMRLMSKVMTGTAYRL, encoded by the coding sequence ATGACCACCCCGTCCGCCTTCTACCGCCGTTCGACCTGGATCGATCCGCTCATTGCCGAGGCGAATCGGGCGCTCGAGGTGCTGTCCGGCGTGGCCACCGCGTCACGCGCGAATCCTGCGGGACGCCACCAGCGCGAGGAGGATGCCGCCCTGGGCCCCGCCGAACGCCGCCACGCGGCAGGCCTGATGCGCGTCAATCACGTGGGGGAAGTCTGCGCGCAGGCCCTTTACCGGGGGCAGGCGGCGGTGTGCCGCGACGAAGGCACCCGTACGCTGCTGCGGGAGGCCGCGCAGGAGGAGGTCGATCACCTGGTCTGGTGCGCGGATCGCCTGGGCGAGCTGGAGAGCCGGCCGAGCGTATTCAATCCGGTCTGGTACGCCGGCTCCTTCGGGTTGGGACTGATCGCCGGCTGGGCAGGCGTGCCGCGCAACCTGGGATTCATGGCCGAGACCGAGAGGCAGGTGGAAGAGCATCTGGATGGCCATCTGAAAACCCTGCCGCAGGGCGACACCCGTTCGCGCAAGATCGTCGCCCGGATGAAGGAAGACGAAATCCACCATCGCCAGACGGCCGAAAAGGGGGGGGCGGTGCCCTTGCCTGCCCCGGTGCGGGGGGCCATGCGCCTGATGTCCAAGGTGATGACGGGCACGGCCTACCGTCTGTAA
- a CDS encoding SDR family oxidoreductase — protein MTRYQDLNKTLLQSPRTWLVTGCAGFIGSNLLETLLGLDQRVVGLDNFATGHQHNLDEVQRTVTPEQWARFRFIEGDIRNLADCQAACEGVDHVLHQAALGSVPRSLNDPITTNEVNISGFLNMLVAARDAKAKSFVYAASSSTYGDHPGLPKVEDRIGKPLSPYAVTKYVNELYADVFARSYGFASVGLRYFNVFGKRQDPEGAYAAVIPKWVAAMIRGEDVGINGDGETSRDFCFVGNAVQANLLASLAQGESVNQVYNVAVSGRTTLNDLYKHLVNILGANGVTYAKDAQYRDFRAGDVRHSQADIGKAERLLGYAPSHTILQGLEEAMPWYIRFLR, from the coding sequence ATGACTCGTTATCAAGACCTCAACAAGACGCTGCTGCAATCGCCCCGCACCTGGCTGGTGACGGGGTGCGCCGGTTTCATTGGCTCCAACCTGCTCGAGACGCTGCTGGGCCTGGATCAGCGCGTGGTGGGCCTGGACAATTTCGCCACCGGACACCAGCACAACCTGGATGAAGTCCAGCGCACCGTGACGCCCGAGCAGTGGGCGCGATTCCGCTTCATCGAAGGCGATATCCGCAACCTGGCCGACTGCCAGGCTGCCTGCGAGGGCGTGGACCACGTGCTGCACCAGGCCGCGCTGGGTTCGGTGCCGCGTTCGCTGAACGACCCCATCACGACCAACGAAGTCAACATCTCCGGCTTCCTGAACATGCTGGTCGCCGCGCGTGACGCCAAGGCGAAGTCCTTCGTCTACGCCGCGTCCAGCTCCACCTATGGCGACCATCCCGGCCTGCCGAAGGTCGAGGACCGCATCGGCAAGCCCTTGTCGCCGTACGCCGTCACCAAGTACGTCAACGAACTGTATGCGGACGTGTTCGCGCGCTCGTATGGCTTTGCCAGCGTGGGCCTGCGCTATTTCAACGTCTTCGGCAAGCGCCAGGACCCGGAAGGCGCCTACGCCGCCGTCATCCCCAAGTGGGTCGCCGCGATGATCCGCGGTGAAGACGTCGGCATCAATGGCGACGGCGAGACGAGCCGCGATTTCTGCTTCGTGGGGAATGCCGTGCAGGCCAACCTGCTGGCCTCGCTGGCGCAAGGCGAGAGCGTGAACCAGGTCTACAACGTCGCCGTCAGCGGCCGCACGACGCTCAATGATCTGTACAAGCATCTGGTCAACATTCTGGGCGCGAACGGCGTGACCTACGCGAAGGACGCCCAGTACCGCGACTTCCGCGCCGGCGACGTGCGTCATTCGCAGGCTGACATCGGCAAGGCGGAGCGCCTGTTGGGCTATGCGCCGTCGCACACCATCCTGCAGGGACTGGAAGAAGCCATGCCCTGGTACATCAGGTTCCTGCGCTGA
- a CDS encoding DUF945 family protein, with protein MKKTTAGLTGLVVLAAAYTGASWYTGKRIEAKLADTVAQLNIQLRQPDLEPLYAQIETVAYSRGLFSSEARYALVRQVPAQEGVPAEPPVRIGFVNKIAHGPLAPAAIARGNFAPGLAHIDTELENDETTAELFALTKGRPFLSGSTRVTFSGGSDTRWALAPIDTEKNGARVEFSGATLNAKMDADLIAIDGTGEMARVAITDVEGQSAVISDLKMAAKTTPGRHKLGVGDSSVTVASMEIKTPETPAVKLESLSMKAVAGEEGEAVFGTVEYGVGKILVQDKDFGSVTTAVRVAGLPGQTAKRLQEEYKAFIELVAKGDDADAAALDAAQQKLLVSANEILAAKPSFSIDPVLWKTPQGESRFDLKLAMQAPKQPITSAVTPRQLLEAVASLDASVSISQAMATGVTAAVLETQGLDAASAQREAQKQVGTLAGMAAMMQMGVLENGNLVSRMRYADGTIDLNGKQTPIEGYLEMLGPEADQPLSFEPALADGEDELGSLDPERIAGILEQNGYTVETTQDDVGDPLIVVTAGPGGALAGDTLVEFYGCESADSCQDMLIKTVFDTEPPVPLLALNDWNANNRWTRAYQTPEGETILEMDVNAQGGLGAEALESMLFGFMGLSGEFAELIGATP; from the coding sequence ATGAAGAAGACTACTGCGGGACTGACTGGCCTGGTCGTACTGGCCGCTGCCTATACGGGCGCATCCTGGTACACGGGCAAGCGTATCGAGGCCAAGCTGGCCGACACCGTTGCGCAACTCAACATCCAGCTGCGCCAACCCGATCTCGAACCCCTGTACGCACAGATCGAGACCGTTGCCTATTCGCGCGGACTGTTCAGCAGCGAGGCACGCTACGCGCTGGTGCGCCAGGTGCCGGCGCAGGAAGGCGTGCCGGCCGAGCCGCCCGTGCGCATTGGCTTCGTGAACAAGATCGCCCACGGTCCGCTGGCGCCTGCCGCCATTGCCCGCGGCAATTTCGCGCCCGGCCTGGCCCACATCGACACCGAACTGGAAAACGACGAGACCACCGCCGAGCTCTTCGCGCTGACGAAGGGTAGGCCCTTCCTGTCGGGCAGCACCCGGGTGACCTTCTCCGGCGGCTCGGACACGCGCTGGGCGCTGGCCCCGATCGACACGGAAAAGAACGGCGCGCGCGTCGAGTTCAGCGGCGCCACGCTGAACGCCAAGATGGACGCCGACCTGATCGCCATCGACGGAACGGGCGAGATGGCCCGCGTGGCCATCACCGACGTGGAAGGCCAATCGGCCGTCATCAGCGACCTGAAGATGGCCGCCAAAACCACCCCCGGCCGCCACAAGCTGGGCGTGGGTGACAGCTCCGTCACCGTCGCCTCGATGGAAATCAAGACGCCGGAAACGCCGGCGGTCAAGCTGGAATCCCTGTCGATGAAGGCGGTCGCGGGCGAGGAAGGCGAGGCTGTGTTCGGCACGGTCGAGTACGGCGTGGGCAAGATCCTGGTGCAAGACAAGGACTTCGGTTCCGTCACCACTGCGGTTCGCGTGGCCGGCCTGCCCGGCCAGACCGCCAAGCGTCTCCAGGAGGAATACAAGGCCTTCATCGAGCTGGTCGCCAAGGGCGACGACGCCGACGCCGCGGCGCTTGACGCCGCCCAGCAGAAGCTGCTGGTCAGCGCCAACGAGATCCTGGCCGCCAAGCCTTCGTTCAGCATCGACCCGGTGCTGTGGAAGACCCCGCAAGGCGAAAGCCGCTTCGACCTGAAGCTGGCCATGCAGGCGCCCAAGCAGCCGATCACGAGCGCAGTCACCCCGCGCCAGTTGCTGGAAGCCGTGGCGTCGCTGGACGCGTCCGTGTCGATCTCCCAGGCCATGGCCACCGGCGTGACCGCAGCGGTGCTGGAAACGCAGGGCCTGGACGCCGCAAGCGCCCAGCGTGAGGCGCAGAAGCAGGTAGGCACGCTGGCCGGCATGGCCGCCATGATGCAGATGGGCGTGCTCGAGAACGGCAACCTGGTGTCGCGCATGCGCTACGCCGATGGCACCATCGACCTGAATGGCAAGCAGACCCCCATCGAAGGCTATCTGGAAATGCTGGGCCCCGAGGCCGACCAGCCGCTGAGCTTCGAACCGGCACTGGCCGACGGCGAAGACGAGCTGGGCAGCCTGGACCCCGAGCGCATCGCCGGCATCCTGGAGCAGAATGGCTACACCGTGGAAACCACCCAGGACGACGTGGGCGACCCGCTCATCGTCGTCACCGCCGGTCCCGGCGGCGCGCTGGCGGGTGACACGCTGGTGGAGTTCTACGGCTGCGAAAGCGCCGACAGTTGCCAGGACATGCTCATCAAGACCGTCTTCGACACCGAGCCGCCGGTGCCGCTGCTGGCACTGAACGACTGGAACGCGAACAACCGCTGGACGCGTGCCTACCAGACGCCCGAAGGCGAGACCATCCTGGAGATGGACGTGAACGCGCAAGGCGGGCTGGGCGCGGAAGCCCTGGAGAGCATGCTCTTCGGCTTCATGGGCCTGTCCGGGGAGTTCGCCGAGCTGATCGGCGCGACGCCCTGA
- a CDS encoding thymidylate synthase — MQQYEDFMRHVNEHGTVKTDRTGTGTRSVFGYQMRFDLSRGFPLVTTKKLHTKSIFIELLWFLRGDSNVRWLQEQGVTIWDEWAAPDGELGPVYGVQWRAWPTPSGQHVDQIAQVIAQIRSNPDSRRLIVSAWNVGEIPQMALPPCHAFFQFYVADGKLSCQLYQRSADIFLGVPFNIASYALLTHMVAQQCDLEVGDFIWTGGDCHIYSNHAEQVALQLSRDPYPYPTLRIQRKPASIFDYRYEDFVIEGYQCHPHIKGAVAV; from the coding sequence ATGCAGCAATACGAAGACTTCATGCGCCATGTCAACGAGCATGGCACCGTCAAGACGGACCGCACCGGCACCGGCACCCGCTCGGTGTTCGGCTACCAGATGCGCTTCGACCTGTCGCGCGGCTTTCCGCTCGTCACCACCAAGAAACTGCACACCAAGAGCATCTTCATCGAGCTGCTCTGGTTCCTGCGCGGCGACAGCAATGTGCGCTGGCTGCAGGAGCAAGGCGTCACGATCTGGGACGAGTGGGCAGCCCCCGACGGCGAACTGGGACCGGTATATGGCGTGCAATGGCGCGCCTGGCCCACGCCCAGCGGCCAGCACGTGGACCAGATCGCACAGGTCATCGCGCAGATCCGCAGCAACCCCGACTCCCGCCGCCTGATCGTGTCGGCCTGGAATGTCGGCGAGATCCCGCAGATGGCGCTGCCGCCCTGCCACGCCTTCTTCCAGTTCTACGTCGCCGACGGCAAGCTGTCGTGCCAGCTCTACCAGCGCAGCGCCGACATCTTCCTGGGCGTGCCCTTCAACATCGCCAGCTATGCGCTGCTGACCCACATGGTGGCGCAGCAATGCGACCTGGAGGTGGGCGACTTCATCTGGACCGGCGGCGACTGCCATATCTACAGCAACCATGCCGAGCAGGTCGCGCTGCAGCTGTCGCGCGATCCCTATCCGTATCCGACGCTGAGGATCCAGCGCAAGCCGGCGTCGATCTTCGACTACCGCTACGAAGACTTCGTGATCGAAGGCTATCAGTGCCATCCCCACATCAAGGGCGCGGTGGCCGTATGA
- a CDS encoding amidase, with amino-acid sequence MLLDHDPARSFLPYPAVQVPHAPQGPLAGLDFGVKDLFDVAGYPTGGGNPHVLARSGIKAVNAAAVQLALDAGARCVGKTHTDELAFSINGRNAHFGTPRNGAAPDRIPGGSSSGSASAVSNGLCDFALGTDTGGSVRVPANHCGLYGIRPTHGRIPLTGSLDLAPSLDTCGVLARDADVFARACAALLGEDAQQRGQPRLMLAEDVYALLEPEVRAVHAPLLEALAARPQGLARATVAQPSFDALFTAFRHVQGHEAWQVDGALIDGDGLQLGPGVKERFAFSREVTDAQYTQYSAARARFRDTLAALLGEDGVLVLPTMPDVAPRLDEAEETLDAYRNRALRMLCLAGLSGFPQVSVPALRRLDAPLGVSLLGPAGSDRWLIGQALALLPAA; translated from the coding sequence ATGCTGCTCGATCACGATCCCGCCCGCAGTTTCCTTCCCTATCCCGCCGTGCAGGTGCCGCACGCCCCACAGGGGCCGCTGGCCGGCCTGGACTTTGGCGTGAAGGATCTCTTCGACGTCGCGGGCTATCCCACCGGCGGCGGCAATCCACATGTCCTGGCGCGCTCTGGCATCAAGGCCGTCAATGCCGCGGCGGTGCAGCTTGCGCTGGACGCGGGCGCGCGCTGTGTCGGCAAGACGCATACCGACGAACTCGCCTTCTCCATCAACGGCCGCAACGCGCACTTCGGCACGCCCCGCAACGGCGCCGCGCCGGATCGCATCCCGGGAGGCTCCAGCTCGGGGTCGGCCTCGGCCGTCTCCAACGGGCTGTGCGACTTCGCGCTGGGCACCGACACCGGCGGCTCGGTGCGGGTGCCGGCCAACCACTGCGGCCTGTATGGCATCCGCCCCACCCATGGCCGCATCCCGCTGACGGGCAGCCTGGACCTGGCCCCCAGCCTCGACACCTGCGGCGTGCTGGCCCGCGATGCCGATGTCTTCGCGCGGGCTTGCGCCGCCCTGCTGGGCGAGGACGCGCAGCAACGCGGCCAGCCCCGGCTGATGCTGGCCGAGGATGTCTACGCCTTGCTGGAACCCGAGGTCCGCGCGGTGCACGCGCCCCTGCTGGAAGCGCTGGCTGCGCGCCCGCAAGGCCTGGCGCGCGCCACGGTGGCCCAGCCTTCCTTCGACGCGCTCTTCACCGCGTTCCGTCACGTGCAGGGCCACGAGGCCTGGCAGGTCGACGGCGCGCTGATCGACGGCGACGGCCTGCAGCTGGGCCCTGGCGTGAAGGAGCGCTTCGCGTTCTCGCGTGAGGTCACCGACGCGCAATACACGCAATACAGTGCGGCGCGCGCACGCTTTCGCGACACCCTGGCTGCCCTGCTGGGCGAGGACGGCGTGCTGGTGCTGCCCACGATGCCGGATGTCGCCCCGCGTCTCGACGAAGCCGAGGAAACGCTGGATGCCTACCGCAACCGGGCGCTGCGCATGCTGTGCCTGGCAGGCCTGTCCGGCTTTCCGCAGGTGTCGGTGCCTGCGCTGCGGCGCCTGGATGCGCCGCTCGGCGTCTCGTTGCTGGGACCGGCGGGCAGCGACCGCTGGCTGATCGGGCAGGCGCTGGCGCTGCTTCCTGCCGCCTGA
- a CDS encoding MraY family glycosyltransferase produces the protein MTWFYICVVAFMVGGLIVASERWHGRYTGDSDLNKPQASHARATPRVGGLAVLAGTLAGLLVLGPSNMTLTWLWPALFVASLPVFVAGLLEDITKDIGAGKRLLAAFLSAAIAWWLLGGVARVGFAWADWILAYWPVSLLFTVVAVGGCTHALNIVDGMNGLAGMVATLMAVSISLVALQVGDMPIFLISLALASATLGFLVWNFPFGRVFLGDGGAYFLGFMLAELAVLLVVRNPSVSPFYALAVLFYPVFETLFSIWRRRFKRGVPVDQPDALHLHQLVFRRLVRVTFSRRSRHAVPALCNAMASPYLWVLTLIGLVPATIFWDNAWALCASLVVFASAYIWLYSRLVSWRRPGWLLLPSVLRSD, from the coding sequence GTGACCTGGTTTTATATCTGCGTGGTCGCCTTCATGGTGGGCGGGCTCATCGTCGCTTCCGAGCGATGGCACGGCCGTTACACGGGCGACTCCGATCTCAACAAGCCGCAGGCGTCGCATGCACGCGCCACGCCGCGCGTGGGCGGCCTGGCCGTCCTGGCCGGCACGCTGGCGGGCCTGCTGGTGCTCGGGCCCAGCAACATGACGCTGACCTGGCTCTGGCCTGCATTGTTCGTCGCCTCATTGCCTGTCTTCGTGGCGGGTCTGCTCGAGGACATCACCAAGGACATCGGCGCCGGCAAGCGCCTGCTTGCGGCCTTCCTGTCCGCGGCCATCGCATGGTGGCTGCTGGGTGGCGTGGCGCGCGTGGGCTTTGCCTGGGCCGACTGGATCCTGGCCTATTGGCCGGTGTCGCTGCTCTTTACCGTCGTGGCGGTTGGCGGCTGCACGCACGCGCTGAACATCGTCGATGGCATGAACGGCCTGGCGGGCATGGTCGCCACGCTGATGGCCGTGTCCATCAGCCTCGTCGCGCTCCAGGTGGGCGACATGCCCATCTTCCTGATCTCGCTGGCGCTGGCGTCTGCCACGCTGGGCTTCCTGGTCTGGAATTTCCCCTTCGGCCGGGTCTTCCTGGGCGATGGCGGCGCGTATTTCCTGGGCTTCATGCTGGCCGAGCTGGCGGTGCTGCTGGTGGTGCGCAACCCCTCGGTGTCGCCTTTCTATGCGCTGGCGGTGCTGTTCTATCCGGTCTTCGAAACGTTGTTCTCCATCTGGCGCCGCCGATTCAAGCGGGGCGTGCCGGTGGATCAGCCCGATGCGCTGCACCTGCACCAACTGGTCTTCCGCCGCCTGGTGCGCGTCACCTTCAGCCGCCGCAGCCGTCATGCCGTGCCCGCGCTCTGCAATGCCATGGCCTCACCCTATCTCTGGGTGCTGACGCTCATCGGCCTGGTGCCCGCCACGATCTTCTGGGACAACGCCTGGGCGTTGTGCGCCAGCCTGGTCGTGTTCGCGTCGGCATACATCTGGCTCTATTCACGCCTCGTGTCGTGGCGCCGGCCCGGCTGGCTGCTGCTGCCGTCGGTGCTGCGCTCGGACTGA
- a CDS encoding OsmC family protein, whose amino-acid sequence MECTVDWGGPSGMLFVARTGSGHVAAMDGAPEGGGNNLAPRPMEMLLAGTGGCAAYDVVLILKRGRHAVTGCSVALKADRADTDPKVFTRIHFTFTVTGANLPQAAVERAVALSHDKYCSASAMLGKTAEMSWSVEIVDTAAAASAA is encoded by the coding sequence ATGGAATGCACAGTCGACTGGGGCGGCCCCTCTGGCATGCTTTTCGTGGCGCGCACCGGCAGCGGCCACGTCGCGGCGATGGACGGCGCCCCGGAGGGCGGTGGCAACAATCTCGCCCCGCGCCCCATGGAGATGCTGCTGGCGGGCACGGGCGGCTGTGCCGCCTACGACGTCGTGCTGATCCTGAAGCGTGGCCGCCACGCCGTCACCGGCTGCAGCGTCGCCCTCAAGGCCGACCGCGCCGACACCGACCCCAAGGTCTTCACCCGCATCCACTTCACCTTCACCGTGACGGGCGCGAACCTGCCCCAGGCCGCGGTCGAACGCGCCGTGGCGCTGTCGCACGACAAGTATTGCTCGGCCTCGGCCATGCTCGGCAAGACCGCCGAGATGAGCTGGTCCGTCGAGATCGTCGACACCGCCGCGGCCGCATCCGCCGCCTGA